From the Elstera cyanobacteriorum genome, one window contains:
- a CDS encoding methyltransferase domain-containing protein produces the protein MPETNSETMIFDRRALRRNRDRAAAGFDGRHDFLVQEIGDRLLDRLEDIRRRFPVALDLGGHTGALARLCAGRGGIETLITADLSPAMIARAPGPRLVADEEWLPFADNSLDLVLSCLSLHWVNDLPGALIQANRALKPDGLFLAAILGGETLQELKASLAAAEIAETGTLVPRASPTVDIRDAGRLLQRAGFALPVVDSDVLTVSYPDALALMRDLRQMGEANALAARPRRPWRRATLARAAADYADRFGTPDGRVEAKFEVIFLTGWAPDASQPRPLRPGSAKSRLAAALGSVEKKL, from the coding sequence ATGCCTGAGACAAATTCCGAGACGATGATCTTCGACCGCCGCGCCCTGCGCCGGAACCGCGACCGCGCGGCGGCGGGCTTCGACGGGCGCCATGATTTTCTGGTGCAGGAAATCGGCGACCGGTTGCTGGACCGGCTGGAAGATATTCGGCGGCGCTTTCCGGTCGCGCTCGATCTTGGTGGCCATACGGGGGCCTTGGCGCGGCTCTGCGCTGGGCGTGGCGGGATCGAAACACTGATCACCGCCGATCTCTCCCCCGCGATGATCGCCCGCGCGCCGGGGCCACGCTTGGTGGCGGACGAGGAATGGTTGCCCTTCGCTGATAATAGCCTCGATCTCGTGCTCTCTTGCTTATCCTTGCATTGGGTCAATGACCTGCCCGGCGCTCTGATCCAGGCCAATCGCGCGTTAAAGCCCGATGGGCTATTTCTGGCGGCGATCCTCGGCGGCGAGACCTTGCAGGAATTGAAGGCCAGCCTTGCGGCAGCCGAAATCGCCGAAACCGGAACCTTGGTGCCCCGTGCCTCCCCGACGGTCGATATTCGCGATGCGGGGCGGCTGTTGCAGCGCGCGGGCTTTGCCCTGCCGGTGGTCGATAGCGACGTGCTGACGGTGTCCTACCCCGATGCGCTGGCGCTGATGCGCGACCTGCGCCAGATGGGGGAAGCAAATGCCCTCGCGGCCCGCCCCCGCCGTCCGTGGCGCCGGGCGACCTTGGCGCGGGCTGCGGCGGATTACGCCGACCGCTTTGGCACGCCCGATGGGCGGGTGGAGGCGAAGTTCGAGGTGATTTTCCTGACCGGTTGGGCGCCGGACGCCAGCCAACCGCGC